A region of Neovison vison isolate M4711 chromosome 7, ASM_NN_V1, whole genome shotgun sequence DNA encodes the following proteins:
- the LOC122914087 gene encoding olfactory receptor 52E8-like: protein MGEDGNTSTFNISYTNFFLIGFPGLQEWWPLLFLPLTFLYVTIISANALVIHTVVAQQSLHQPMYLLIALLLAVNVCAATAVMPKMLKGFVHYANPISLHGCLTQMFFIYFTLLLDYNLLLAMALDRYIAICHPLRYTDLMTSKLLGVLAILALTRSLGVAVPLVVLTSQAPFCRTMVIPHFTCEYIALLSIACGDLTFNSKLGLAMRLVTVTFDLALLGASYTRIIYAAFRISSGGARAKALHTCGSHLLVILTIYLSGLSTSIVFRVAKTVSQDVQNLLSAIYLLLPGALNPVIYGVRTREIRQHVEKMFYSKKSAQEVRGKPERMQSMIVEGK from the coding sequence atgggtgaggatggaaatacCAGCACCTTCAACATCTCCTACACCAACTTCTTCCTGATAGGCTTCCCTGGATTGCAAGAGTGGTGGCCCCTCCTGTTCCTGCCCCTTACGTTCCTTTATGTGACCATCATCTCTGCCAATGCACTGGTCATCCACACAGTGGTGGCCCAGCAGAGCCTGCATCAGCCTATGTACCTTCTCATTGCCCTGCTCCTGGCTGTCAACGTTTGTGCTGCCACTGCCGTGATGCCCAAAATGCTGAAGGGCTTTGTGCATTATGCTAACCCCATATCACTGCATGGCTGCCTGACTCAGATGTTCTTTATCTACTTCACTCTCCTTCTGGACTACAACCTCCTGCTGGCCATGGCCCTAGACCGCTACATAGCCATCTGTCACCCACTCCGCTATACTGACCTAATGACCTCCAAACTGCTGGGTGTGCTGGCCATTCTTGCCCTGACACGGAGCCTAGGAGTGGCAGTGCCTTTGGTGGTGCTAACGTCACAAGCTCCATTCTGCCGGACAATGGTGATTCCCCACTTCACTTGTGAGTATATTGCACTGCTGAGCATAGCTTGTGGAGACTTGACTTTCAACAGTAAGTTGGGACTGGCCATGAGGCTGGTCACCGTGACCTTTGATCTAGCCCTGCTAGGGGCCTCCTACACCCGTATCATTTATGCTGCCTTCCGGATCTCTTCTGGGGGAGCCCGAGCCAAGGCTTTGCACACATGTGGCTCCCACTTACTGGTCATCCTCACTATCTACCTCTCCGGTCTCTCCACCTCCATTGTCTTCCGAGTAGCCAAGACTGTGTCTCAGGATGTCCAGAACCTGCTCAGTGCCATCTACTTGCTGCTCCCAGGAGCCTTGAATCCTGTCATTTATGGGGTGAGGACCAGGGAGATCCGGCAACATGTTGAAAAGATGTTCTATAGCAAGAAATCAGCCCAGGAAGTTAGGGGCAAGCCAGAGAGAATGCAAAGCATGATAGTGGAGGGGAAATAG